A genomic region of Cannabis sativa cultivar Pink pepper isolate KNU-18-1 chromosome 1, ASM2916894v1, whole genome shotgun sequence contains the following coding sequences:
- the LOC133029345 gene encoding protein LURP-one-related 14-like yields MKPVATAAAPAAAEAYGVPLVSVVGDFFCVPYPVELIVKKKSHNLFDSKYEALDANGNLYFHVNGSSHNFEKKRVMRDAAGFPLLNMREKALSSRHRWTIYRGESSEQNNMIFSVRRSSSSQLTKFRHKVFLPNNLNEDVPNFQIVESNSPSWSYKVYKGETLIAEFKFVFSWENIAKGTKKLALKIYPGVDYAFIVALVVILYENDITCI; encoded by the exons ATGAAGCCAGTGGCAACCGCAGCAGCACCAGCAGCGGCTGAGGCATATGGTGTTCCCCTGGTGAGCGTTGTAGGGGATTTTTTCTGTGTCCCTTACCCTGTGGAGCTAATAGTGAAGAAAAAAAGCCACAATTTGTTTGATTCAAAATACGAAGCTTTAGATGCTAATGGAAATCTTTACTTCCACGTCAATGGTTCGTCTCATAATTTCGAGAAAAAGAGGGTCATGCGTGATGCTGCTGGTTTTCCTCTTCTTAACATGCGCGAgaag GCATTGTCATCACGTCATCGGTGGACGATTTATCGAGGAGAAAGCTCGGAACAAAATAACATGATATTCAGCGTTCGAAGATCGAGTTCTTCCCAGCTAACGAAATTTCGACACAAAGTTTTCCTACCCAATAATCTCAATGAAGATGTTCCAAACTTTCAGATTGTTGAATCCAACTCACCATCTTGGTCTTATAAAGTTTACAAAGGCGAAACTCTCATTGCTGag TTTAAATTCGTCTTCTCGTGGGAGAACATTGCCAAAGGTACTAAAAAGCTTGCACTCAAAATTTATCCAGGCGTAGATTACGCTTTTATTGTCGCATTAGTTGTGATCCTCTACGAAAATGATATTAcatgtatttaa